CCACGTCATCGAAACCAAAGAAAATCAAATCCTGCACGTTCAAAACTTCATTCATACGCCATTATTTTCGCGATTTGGGCTGCCTGAGCGAATTGACCAATGAATTTCGCCATTGGCTTACGTCTATATCATTGAGAATAACCAAGCGATCATGGACAATTTCAAAGCCTATACCGAACAAAACTAATCATCGCGAAGAAGACGCCGGGGAAGATGCCCGGCGTCTTCTTTTTGAACCCTACTACGAACGCGCTCTCCGTTAGCCTTAACCTTGTGCCGCATCCATGTTCATGTAGTTAATGGCCCACAGATGGCCGTCCAAGTCCACGAAGCCCCAATGATACATGAACCCATGATCTTCAGGTTCAGCGTGCAATTTCCCGCCCAAGGAGACCGCGGTATTCACGATTTCATCGACCTTTTCCCGGCTCTCGAAGGCCAATGCGATCGTCATCTGCGCATACTTGCTCGTATCGACGGATTCCTTCTCCGTGAGCGTATTAAAGAATGCTTGATTGATCAGCATGACCTGCAGGTTGTCTCCGATCACGATGGCTACCGAATTCTCGTTATCGGGGAATTGCGGGTTGAGCTCGAATCCGAGTCCGGTGAAGAACGCTTTCGATTGTTCTACGTTTTTTACAGGCAGGTTGAAGCTCGTGAATACGGACGTTAATGCCATTTTCAAAACACCTCTTCGTCAAATTAGTTTGTGTTCTTTATGCCTTCGTATATATAGACGACAGCCGATCCGGGAATTCATCGGTCTCATGGATTCGGAAGCGTAAATTTTGAAAAATAACTTAGATATGCATTATGCAAATTATGGTTCTATACACGTGGTATACAGACTCGCGAGGTCGAGAAGAACCTTGAGAAATATCTTGCCGATATTTAATAAGCAGACGTTTAAATTTTGATTGATTTTCGGAACGCCAATGACCGCCCTCTTGGGGCGGTTTTTGCTTATACGGAATGCCGGGGCGCTTTAAACCCGCGGCAAAAATGTATGGTTTTATGTTATACTTACCGGGAAGCAACCTTCCCGATCTGGCGGCTGCCGCATCCAAAGCATGTCCGATTTATCCAATCCCTCGTACCGCTCGCGCGGGTATAATGATGGCGTGATTTTATACTTGTGAAACCGAAGGGAGCAAACAGGATGACAGCCGTCATGAAAGCGAAAACGTTAAGTGTGACGATTGAACGCAGACCGGAAGAAGTGTACGAATATTTCTTGGACATGACCCAATTTCCGAAGTGGGCGACCTCCTTCAGCCAATCGGTTCGGAAAACCGATGAGGGCTGGATCGTCGAAACGCCGGATGGGCCGATGAGCTTCCGGTTTGCGGAGAACCGGGCATTCGGGGTGCTCGATCATTATGTAAGCCTTGTTCCGGGGCAGGAGATTTACAATCCCGTGCGTGTCGTTGCGAACGGCTCCGGCAGCGAATTGATGTTCACGCTGTATCAGCAGCCGGGGATGTCGGATGACAGATTTGCGGAAGATGCAGGGATGGTGGAGAGGGACCTGCACTCATTGAAAAAAATGCTGGAAACGTAAGCAGAACGGAGGAAAGTCGATGAAAGCGTTGGAGGACAAAATCAGGGCCGAAGGCATCGTATTAAGCGACCAGGTGCTGAAGGTGGATTCGTTCCTGAATCATCAGGTGGACGCGGAGCTGATGTTGCTCATCGGGCAGGAATTTGCCGCACGGTATGCGGAAGCGGGGGTGACGAAGGTGCTCACGCTGGAGTCGTCCGGCATCGCGCCGGCCGTCATGGCCGCGCTGGCCTTGAAGGTGCCGCTTGTCTTCGCGCGCAAGCAAAAGTCGGTGACGCTGAAGGACGATCTTTATGTCGAGACCGTGCATTCGTTTACCAAGCAGCAGATGAACGAGGTCGCCGTTTCGCGGAAATTTTTGTCCCCCGGAGATAAGGTGCTGATCATCGACGATTTCCTCGCTCACGGCGAAGCCGCACTCGGGATGGCGCGGATCGTCGAGGCGGCGGGCGCTGCGGTGGCGGGGATCGGCATCGTCATCGAAAAATCGTTTCAGTCCGGCGCCGCCAAGCTGAAGGAAGCGGGATACCGCGTCGATTCGCTCGCCCGGATCTCCTCTCTGACCGGTGGAGAAGTGCGTTTCGCCGAGGAGTAAGCGGCCCGTTACCCGGGCTGCAGTCCCTTCAGCAGCGCTTGCAGCAAGTGCCTGACGTATTGCTGTCTGTCCTGGGCCGATTCCTCCGCGCCCAGAAATTTCTGATGAAAAACATGCTGAAAGCAAGCTCCAAGCAGCATATCCGCAGCGCTTCGGGGATTTATGCCGGCATCTGCCCGGCCCAGCTTTTGCTCCGCGAGCAGATAG
The window above is part of the Paenibacillus hamazuiensis genome. Proteins encoded here:
- a CDS encoding VOC family protein, producing MALTSVFTSFNLPVKNVEQSKAFFTGLGFELNPQFPDNENSVAIVIGDNLQVMLINQAFFNTLTEKESVDTSKYAQMTIALAFESREKVDEIVNTAVSLGGKLHAEPEDHGFMYHWGFVDLDGHLWAINYMNMDAAQG
- a CDS encoding xanthine phosphoribosyltransferase, coding for MKALEDKIRAEGIVLSDQVLKVDSFLNHQVDAELMLLIGQEFAARYAEAGVTKVLTLESSGIAPAVMAALALKVPLVFARKQKSVTLKDDLYVETVHSFTKQQMNEVAVSRKFLSPGDKVLIIDDFLAHGEAALGMARIVEAAGAAVAGIGIVIEKSFQSGAAKLKEAGYRVDSLARISSLTGGEVRFAEE